ACAGATAAGAATTTGCTTCGTCAACATGCTGGCaaaggagaaagagagagagaaatgtgAAATTGAATCCTCGGTTAGAATGTCATATTGTTGTAGTGTATCGCAATGTGGAATTTGCTTACTGCATCTTTAACACGTTTGTATGATGAATTGTCTTACGAAATCTTTGATTTATACTATTACagatcttttttcttattaacAGATACTTAAAACTGAGGAATTTCTACATTAAAACTAcagaaataggaaaaaaaacggtgtaTTCCTTACCTGAAGTACCACCTCCACCTCGTAAGCGTTTCCTTTCGATTTTTGTGAGCCGCGAAACTTGGAACCGTTGTAGAGCAGGGATTTTGTGACGCCGAGCTGTTTGGAGTTGTTTGGTGGCGGCGGCACGATGTCGACGCGTACGGGCATGGTGTCTGCGGTGTCACGGCCGGGCAACCGTACCTCCTGTTCCTGATCCTGCGGCTGATTGTCGTCCTCTGGTTCGAGCCGGTCCGGCCGCTCGGCTACCCCACCACCAGCGATGCCACCCGCCGCCCGACCACCGCTTTCTGACCCGcacgtgctgctgctgtcggcgCTGCTGCGCTTACACGGTGTGATGCTACCGTCGCACGACTTGCTATCACCGGCCTCCTGTCGCGGCTGCTCTTGCTCCTCTTCCTCGGCTTCCTTCTCGTGGTTGCTGTTTCCCGATCTGGTGGGCTCGATATCGGTTGTGCCGGACAAGTGGGCGGGATCGGCACCTTCCCCTTCCGCAATAATgcgtgtcgtcgtcgtcgtcgtcgttgccgAATCGTTACCGTCGGTCAGCTCCTTGCTGCGATCGTCGCCGGAAAACGGCAGATCCGGTAGCACCGAACTGCCGGAAGGTTCCTCCACCCCGATCCCCAGCCCCGATCCGGCCTCCGCCCCGTCCGAACTCGTACTAGCCGGCCGCCTTTCGCCGGACTCCGACCGGTGCTCCGTGTCTTCCGGCCGCTTACGGCGTTTGGTTTTCCCCGACACGGCTGCGTTGACGCTGTACTCGTCTAGTGTGTCTCGCTCCttaccaccactaccaccacggACGCCACTAGCACCGTCCGACAAGAGTTTATCGCACGGGTCGATACGATGACGCCCTTTGCTCTCGCCGATTACTCCGAACGAACTGATACTGGACGACGGTTGATCGTGGAACGGTTGCAAGATGGTTGCTGATGGTAGCACTGCTGGCTCTGTTGGCAACGTTTGGGAGGAATTGGAGGAAATGATCGAGGAGGAGGATAACGTCGTTAAAGACGTTGGCGGCAACGTCGCTGTTGCCTCGAACAACAGCACCGTGCTGGACTGCTTCCCGTCCTGTGTCTGCACGTTTGTGAGCGTTTTTGTTACGTCTTCCGTGTCCGGCAGCGGAACGTTACCGGTCAGCCCGTCACCCTGCAATTGGTGTTAAGAAGAACAACGATGCCAGTCTTAAATGGATGCAGCtgtcaaacagctccaaatgCAAATGATTCTTCCGAATCTGTACTGAAATCAAAACGACGCtaaaatacaaacacaacCAACCGACATCGCTGCGCGTAAGGTTCTGACAGCACACCAGAACCGCAGACCGTTTCGAACACACCGGAATCTTCTAAACAGCCTGCAAACAAACCATGCAATATATCATTGGTATCATTATCATTAGCACGAGGTTTTACGCTTTGGCACACATCAATTCCCGTAACAGTGCGTAGGGCTTTGACGTTATTGCGACTCGTCCTCAAAAAGCTACGGCGCTGCGACCTCCGTTTTCCCAGCGCGTCAGGAAGCGGATCACTCTCCCGTTCAGTGGAGCAGCGTTTCAGCTACTTCATCAAACCACGAGCTAGCAGCCAATGGAAAAGCTACAATCTCTACGATACGCCATCAATGGGCTCTGCTAtagttaccttttttttttggctcgatcgttTGGCGACGTCAATTACGTCTGACTTCTGGTCTCGATCGACAACCCAAACCCAGGAACAGCTCAAAAGCACAGCAATGCTCTTTGCACTCGAAACTTCTCTTTTCTTACGCGATGCGGATGCgttttcaactattttttgCCCGATTCGTTCTACACTATTTTCGTTCGCAAAATCTGATGCGAGGAGTGCAAATGTCAAACTGTTTTTAATCGTCTAGGAGGCTGATGCATTCTCATCCGTTTGACAGTTTGGCTCTAACAGCAGCGAATGAGGATTTTTTCAACAGTTTGAACAATCGAATATTTATTCGTTTAATATTGAAATATCAAAATTTTGAGTAGAATTCCCGTTTTGAGTATAAAATCAACCGTAAATCAATTCATATTTGCTGTATTCTGGTTGGAAATATGGCTATCCGACATTTGCACAGTCCAAAGCTCCGGCaaggtaaataaattatgtttggAGTAAAAAGGTGTAAATTCCTTGCTATAGTTGTTTCTATTCCTGCAGTCCTGTAGAGTAATCCAACCGATAATCCGGAATGTTTTTCTCATCTTAATTTTACGCACAAAAAAGGGTTTACGTACAGATTGTCTGTAGTCATCTTGGCCACGCGGTGGAATGGGTGCTTTGACGTGCGAGCTTCCATCGCGCATTCCATTCCGATGTGTTGACAAACAAGTTGTACCGAGCGAAAGGagaaaccacacgcacacgagcGCCCACATATACGCATTGTGCTTTAATTTAGCTGCAACAATGACGATTTAGCAACCTACAAGCGACCTGCAAACCATGGACAAACAATGGTGAGTGAGTGGTTTAAGGAATCGTTGGCGCGCACAACTATTATGAGCGATCTTCAGCGCGGCGGTGCGGGAGTAGCATTAGACAAACGGTCCCGTAGTGCGGACAACCTTGCGGTTGTTGGTGGGAGAGAGGTTGGTACGTTGGCCAACAGTCGGTTCCCGAGCGCTCCGAACTTGGTGGACCATGAGTCAGAGATGGCCTTTGTGATACATCGATGTAACAGCAGCAgtaatagcagcagcagcagcagcagcaagcgcaTTCCACCATTCAACTATTACGACTGCATCAATCCAACATCCGCCCCATCAACAACGCCCCCAACGGGTCCGATAGAGTATGGGGAGTATCAGGCGACGCCGCCGACCAAATCCCGATCCGTCCAGATGAGTTTCTTGGATGATCTCGTACCGCAGAAAGGGCGTCGGCTGCGGAAACATTTTAACGAGCTGGAACCGTTCGATGGTCAGTGTCGGTTCTGGACCGATTCCCCATTGGAGCGGATACATCCGGAACAGGGTTGCATACCCATCCTGAAGGCTGTTTACTTTTCGCGCAATAACAATGATCTAGACAAGGAGAACGCCCACTTTAAACTGGCCGAAGCACTTATTTCGACCTTCGAGTTACTCAAGTGGAAAAGCTTTCTGAGTCGCACTCCGAGCAATCTGTCGAATTTTGATTGGGAGTTGCCTAGAGAAGCAAGCGTTACAGTTCCGGTCGCAAGTGGCAGTACACGGAAAGGTACGGTTACGGCAAGCCAATCCGATACGGATCCGCTAGATGAAAGCTGCGAGGCGATCGAGGCAAAGGAAAGCATCTACGACGAGCGAACGTACTCGGCGGAAGAGATAGCCATAAGTTTGCTGGGGAAATTCCACGACAAACAGCTTCCGTCGGCGTGCGACTTTCTTTGGCTGGTGTCGGAACAGGACGCACCACAGAAGCTGCTGCCGGTGCCGAGCGGTGGCGTAATCGATCCAGATGAATCGTCACAGCACCCACACGACACGGGTACGCTTATACGTGGTACGCAAGAGTGGGCACCACCCCGTCCACAGGTCATATTCACCTACCAACCACCTCCGCTAGAGTAAGTTAACGAGAAATGAATTTCATGCTGCGTGTGTTCGATAATAACTAATCATTTTATCTTTGAAAAAATGCAGACGTCGCGCACAAATCATTCGGCAGAGTAACCGATGTGAGGGGTGTGGCATTAAGGTGAATCCGACATATTTGAGCCGCTATCGGTATTGCCACTACACGGGAAAGTACAACTGTTCCGGCTGCCACAAAAACCAGATGGCCATTATACCGGCACGCGTCATACAACGGTAAGCGTTGATGAGTTGTGTTTAAGATTTTTGGATGAAATTTGAGTTGTGCTTAATAAACCTTTTGCGCAGAGTCGTTCATATGATGCTGAAAATGCCACAAATGCTCAAAAGATCCATTAATCATCAAAGATCTTTAAGGATGCATGCATTTTCGGCATAGAGAATGAAGTTCATAATGTGAACATTTCATGAATGTGAATCAtattcacccaacactagaGCGAAtgatgagttttgttttctcctttCAGGTGGG
This window of the Anopheles moucheti chromosome X, idAnoMoucSN_F20_07, whole genome shotgun sequence genome carries:
- the LOC128306989 gene encoding run domain Beclin-1-interacting and cysteine-rich domain-containing protein-like, whose amino-acid sequence is MVSEWFKESLARTTIMSDLQRGGAGVALDKRSRSADNLAVVGGREVGTLANSRFPSAPNLVDHESEMAFVIHRCNSSSNSSSSSSSKRIPPFNYYDCINPTSAPSTTPPTGPIEYGEYQATPPTKSRSVQMSFLDDLVPQKGRRLRKHFNELEPFDGQCRFWTDSPLERIHPEQGCIPILKAVYFSRNNNDLDKENAHFKLAEALISTFELLKWKSFLSRTPSNLSNFDWELPREASVTVPVASGSTRKGTVTASQSDTDPLDESCEAIEAKESIYDERTYSAEEIAISLLGKFHDKQLPSACDFLWLVSEQDAPQKLLPVPSGGVIDPDESSQHPHDTGTLIRGTQEWAPPRPQVIFTYQPPPLERRAQIIRQSNRCEGCGIKVNPTYLSRYRYCHYTGKYNCSGCHKNQMAIIPARVIQRWDFTVLPVSVFAYRVLGDIWSTPLYRVNHLYPELYSNVKSLRIVRQARVNVKYAKDFIMNCRHSNSSRRVFQEVPEYYISDFDMWSMADFLAVKSGALLRLLHSIVARCERHILSCELCLGRGFVCEKCIGTRRKELCELFPWQPRVIRCEQCGACYHEACWRKDKSCERCNRMLRRRTAGAGAEQTEKC
- the LOC128306485 gene encoding uncharacterized protein LOC128306485, whose amino-acid sequence is MTTDNLVERIGQKIVENASASRKKREVSSAKSIAVLLSCSWVWVVDRDQKSDVIDVAKRSSQKKKGDGLTGNVPLPDTEDVTKTLTNVQTQDGKQSSTVLLFEATATLPPTSLTTLSSSSIISSNSSQTLPTEPAVLPSATILQPFHDQPSSSISSFGVIGESKGRHRIDPCDKLLSDGASGVRGGSGGKERDTLDEYSVNAAVSGKTKRRKRPEDTEHRSESGERRPASTSSDGAEAGSGLGIGVEEPSGSSVLPDLPFSGDDRSKELTDGNDSATTTTTTTRIIAEGEGADPAHLSGTTDIEPTRSGNSNHEKEAEEEEQEQPRQEAGDSKSCDGSITPCKRSSADSSSTCGSESGGRAAGGIAGGGVAERPDRLEPEDDNQPQDQEQEVRLPGRDTADTMPVRVDIVPPPPNNSKQLGVTKSLLYNGSKFRGSQKSKGNAYEVEVVLQHVDEANSYLCGYLKITGLTFEFPTLTTFFDGEIISRKYPFLTRKWDADEDVDRKHFGKFAAFSEYQKTFNSDDFDYDALAKSDYVFMRWKEHFLVPDHKIKNINGASFAGFYYICFQKSQAVMEGYYYHRSSEWYQSLTLQHVAESCIQIYEFR